Proteins encoded in a region of the Isosphaeraceae bacterium EP7 genome:
- a CDS encoding DUF502 domain-containing protein: MDYETNPPTGAADGRPTPKGFFSALLGALFGTIRSRIFSGLLFIAPAVITLWIVGKVLSIFQTLVLDPLARLVLLATHVPNPEDLPRWWIDVVAPAIGLSVVLTILYFLGYFVRTWVSRWLDWFFLKIPVVTLIYNGVNNLVKTMSDPTKGYSRVVLIEFPQPGLKSLAFVTKTLRDPGTGETILAVCLLTGVMPPSGFTLFVRERDVVEVDWTVQQTIQSVLSGGMTSPDLLRFGAHDPTSLVDRA; this comes from the coding sequence ATGGATTACGAAACGAACCCGCCGACCGGGGCCGCCGACGGGCGGCCCACGCCCAAGGGCTTCTTCAGTGCGCTCCTAGGCGCCCTCTTCGGGACCATCCGCTCACGCATCTTCAGCGGCCTGCTGTTCATCGCGCCGGCCGTCATCACCCTCTGGATCGTCGGGAAGGTGCTGTCGATCTTCCAGACGCTGGTGCTCGACCCCCTAGCCAGGCTGGTGCTCTTGGCCACGCATGTGCCCAACCCCGAGGACCTGCCCCGCTGGTGGATCGATGTCGTCGCGCCCGCCATTGGGCTGAGTGTCGTGCTGACGATCCTCTATTTCCTGGGCTATTTCGTCCGCACCTGGGTTTCGCGCTGGCTCGACTGGTTCTTCCTCAAGATCCCCGTCGTGACTTTGATCTACAACGGCGTGAACAACCTGGTCAAGACGATGTCCGACCCCACCAAGGGATATAGCCGGGTCGTCCTGATCGAGTTCCCGCAACCCGGCCTGAAGTCGCTCGCCTTCGTGACCAAGACCCTGCGCGACCCCGGCACGGGCGAGACGATCCTGGCCGTCTGCCTGCTGACCGGAGTGATGCCCCCATCGGGCTTCACCCTGTTCGTCCGCGAGCGAGACGTGGTCGAGGTCGACTGGACCGTCCAGCAGACGATCCAGTCGGTCCTCTCCGGCGGCATGACCTCGCCGGACCTGCTGAGGTTCGGGGCACACGATCCGACTAGCCTCGTCGATCGAGCCTGA
- a CDS encoding MoxR family ATPase, giving the protein MASKQSDTPETALVGGVTLHLSHPDSTEQSWIGQEGVLKQLLACWLVLDPTDRPLSPRLTGPPGIGKTTLAMAAARLRKQDLYINQCTADTRPEDLLVTPVLAQSGKIAYHASPLVTAMIRGGICVLDEGNRMNEKSWASLAPLLDHRRTVESIVAGITIRAHPEFRACVTMNEDESTYEVPDYILSRLQPTLPLDFPARDDEMAILRYHLPFAPDDLLSLTVEFLQQAHELKLDFSPRDGINLLRFALKRLAQDPDHPLGRDEAWREALVCTLGEEAGDLETLARRRRRALGGQSAPMGLADLFFDADDPLHPDDDDDEDDDDASPYDPTEDDDD; this is encoded by the coding sequence ATGGCCAGCAAACAGTCGGATACGCCGGAGACCGCCTTGGTCGGCGGCGTCACCCTCCACCTGAGCCACCCCGACTCGACGGAGCAATCCTGGATCGGCCAGGAGGGCGTGCTCAAGCAGCTCCTCGCCTGCTGGCTGGTGCTCGACCCCACCGACCGACCGCTCTCGCCGCGGCTGACCGGCCCGCCGGGCATCGGCAAGACGACGCTGGCCATGGCCGCGGCTCGCCTGCGCAAGCAAGACTTGTACATCAACCAGTGCACGGCCGACACCCGGCCCGAAGACCTGCTCGTCACACCCGTGCTGGCGCAGTCGGGCAAGATTGCCTATCACGCGTCGCCGCTGGTTACCGCCATGATCCGCGGCGGAATCTGCGTGCTCGACGAGGGCAATCGGATGAACGAGAAGAGCTGGGCCAGCCTGGCCCCGCTGCTCGACCACCGGCGAACCGTCGAGAGCATCGTTGCAGGTATCACCATCCGGGCCCATCCCGAGTTCCGCGCCTGCGTGACGATGAACGAGGATGAGTCGACCTACGAGGTGCCCGACTACATCCTCTCCAGGCTCCAGCCCACGCTGCCGCTCGACTTCCCCGCCCGCGACGACGAGATGGCCATCCTCCGATACCACCTCCCCTTCGCCCCCGACGACCTGCTTTCACTGACCGTCGAATTCCTCCAGCAAGCCCACGAGCTGAAGCTCGACTTCTCGCCCCGCGACGGCATCAACCTGCTGCGGTTCGCCCTGAAGCGGCTTGCGCAGGACCCCGACCATCCGCTGGGCCGCGACGAGGCCTGGCGAGAGGCGCTCGTCTGCACCCTGGGCGAAGAAGCCGGCGATCTGGAAACCCTGGCCCGGCGGAGGCGCAGGGCGCTCGGCGGCCAGTCGGCCCCGATGGGACTGGCCGACCTCTTCTTCGACGCCGACGACCCGCTCCATCCCGATGATGACGACGACGAAGATGATGACGACGCCAGCCCTTACGACCCGACCGAAGACGACGACGACTGA
- a CDS encoding DUF1559 domain-containing protein produces MSNRKRGFTLIELLVVISIIAVLIALLLPAVQSAREAARRIQCTNNLKQIGLAMHNYHDTNQSLAPGNKSCCWGTWIVFTLPNIEQQALWNAWNFGGDLKYLGTEYDGPFRYSGVANITVSSTRIAAYTCPSDGNATMTTGIGLTLNGVKMNVTSQNYLANYGNLTTGQPTIFNNVPFNGAPFTDMNAVAGNPGMSGQHVVNFSGIPDGLSNTMLVSEGLVGTGTGGQYAAPYDLRGFSYWGSAAGFVGWLTPNSPMPDVTEDRSYCVYPSGNNPPCTEPTSALPRMNGARSRHPGGVNVTMADGSVKFVKNSVSFNIWQALSSTRGGEIISSDSY; encoded by the coding sequence ATGTCGAATCGCAAACGCGGGTTCACGCTCATCGAGCTGCTCGTCGTCATCTCGATCATCGCCGTCCTCATCGCGCTCCTTCTCCCGGCGGTCCAGTCGGCCCGCGAGGCGGCCAGGCGGATCCAGTGCACCAACAACCTGAAGCAAATCGGGCTGGCGATGCACAATTATCATGACACGAATCAGTCGCTCGCACCGGGTAACAAGAGTTGCTGCTGGGGCACCTGGATCGTCTTCACCTTGCCCAATATCGAGCAGCAGGCCCTTTGGAATGCCTGGAACTTTGGCGGCGACCTGAAATATCTGGGTACGGAATATGACGGGCCTTTCCGATACAGCGGGGTGGCAAATATCACCGTTTCGTCGACCCGTATCGCCGCATATACCTGCCCCAGCGATGGGAATGCGACCATGACGACCGGCATTGGCCTGACTCTCAACGGCGTCAAGATGAATGTGACCTCGCAGAACTACCTGGCCAATTACGGCAATCTGACGACCGGGCAGCCGACGATCTTCAACAACGTTCCCTTCAATGGAGCCCCGTTCACCGACATGAATGCCGTTGCGGGTAATCCGGGGATGTCGGGGCAGCATGTCGTCAACTTCAGCGGCATCCCCGATGGATTGAGTAACACCATGCTCGTCTCAGAGGGCCTGGTGGGGACCGGGACGGGTGGGCAATATGCCGCTCCCTATGACCTGAGAGGTTTCTCGTACTGGGGCAGCGCCGCCGGATTCGTGGGCTGGCTGACGCCCAACTCGCCCATGCCCGACGTGACCGAGGACAGGTCGTACTGCGTCTATCCCAGCGGCAACAATCCGCCCTGCACGGAGCCAACCTCGGCGCTGCCCAGGATGAACGGAGCCCGTAGCCGACACCCCGGCGGGGTCAATGTGACGATGGCCGATGGTTCCGTCAAATTCGTCAAGAACTCGGTCAGCTTCAATATCTGGCAGGCCTTGTCCTCGACCCGTGGCGGTGAAATTATTAGCTCCGACTCTTACTGA
- the modC gene encoding molybdenum ABC transporter ATP-binding protein codes for MSLDVRLTHPVHPGLTLDVSFTVGREPAILFGRSGAGKSTLLRLIAGLVRPDSGSIRLDGIDLFDSAKGINVPLRHRRIGLIHQDDLLFPHLSVASNIRFGLAGCRPRREARSRVAEVAELCGVEHLLGRRPETLSGGERQRVGLARALAPGPRLLLCDEPVSALDLPGRQAMIDRLAMIQKIEQIPLLHVTHSPSEAIALGSTLLLMSGGKIIDRGPPLDVLGKARDADANWHDARNVFRATVLEPRPGEGETIVRLEPGPDLVIPHVDSAPGTRLVLGVSGDDVLLAKGPIQGLSARNILRGRVDRILAHGHDAEVVVTCEGSTWLASVVAGAVTSLGLEPGVEVSLVIKARAIRVLDGG; via the coding sequence TTGAGCCTCGACGTCCGCCTGACTCACCCCGTCCACCCCGGCCTGACGCTCGACGTGAGCTTTACCGTGGGGAGAGAGCCGGCCATCCTCTTCGGCCGATCGGGGGCCGGAAAGAGCACCCTGCTCCGCCTGATTGCCGGCCTGGTGCGGCCCGATTCGGGCTCGATCCGACTCGACGGCATCGACCTGTTCGACTCCGCGAAAGGCATCAACGTACCGCTGCGTCATCGCCGGATCGGCCTGATCCATCAGGATGACCTGCTCTTCCCGCACCTGAGCGTCGCGAGCAACATCCGCTTCGGCCTGGCCGGCTGCCGCCCTCGCCGCGAGGCCCGCAGCCGCGTGGCCGAGGTGGCCGAACTCTGCGGCGTGGAGCACCTGCTCGGCCGCCGCCCCGAGACCCTCTCCGGCGGCGAACGCCAGCGCGTCGGGCTTGCGAGGGCACTCGCCCCGGGGCCCCGCCTGCTCCTCTGCGACGAGCCCGTCTCGGCGCTCGACCTCCCCGGCCGCCAGGCCATGATCGATCGCCTGGCAATGATCCAGAAAATCGAGCAGATCCCACTCCTGCACGTCACCCACAGCCCATCCGAAGCGATTGCGCTCGGCTCGACATTGCTGCTGATGTCGGGCGGCAAGATCATCGACCGAGGCCCCCCCCTGGATGTCCTGGGCAAGGCCCGCGACGCCGATGCCAACTGGCACGACGCTCGCAACGTCTTCAGGGCCACGGTCCTGGAACCGAGGCCCGGCGAGGGCGAGACGATCGTCCGTCTCGAACCGGGCCCTGACCTGGTCATCCCGCACGTCGATTCAGCCCCCGGGACCAGGCTCGTGCTGGGCGTGAGCGGCGACGACGTGTTGCTGGCGAAGGGTCCGATCCAGGGCTTGAGCGCCCGCAACATCCTGAGAGGCCGTGTCGACCGCATCCTGGCCCACGGGCACGACGCAGAGGTCGTGGTGACGTGCGAGGGCTCCACCTGGCTCGCGAGCGTCGTCGCAGGGGCCGTGACCTCGCTCGGGTTGGAGCCCGGAGTCGAGGTCAGCCTGGTCATCAAGGCCCGCGCCATCCGGGTGCTTGACGGCGGCTAG
- the modB gene encoding molybdate ABC transporter permease subunit, with product MPTDLAPLWLSLKVAAAATALDLCLGLPAAWILARRRFFGKSVVGGLLVLPLVLPPTVLGYLILRVLGRRTVIGAWLEATLGLTLVFHPAGAVLASALAAFPLFLVPARGAIEGVDPALEDAARLLGRGEWSVFWSITAPLAWRGMLAGAVLAFARALGDFGATLMVAGDIPGLTRTASMAIYDAVQTGDHAEALGLTMGISLISIAALTLAQKVSPARSFGR from the coding sequence ATGCCGACCGACCTGGCCCCGCTCTGGCTCTCCTTGAAGGTTGCCGCCGCCGCGACGGCCCTGGATCTCTGCCTCGGCCTCCCCGCCGCCTGGATCCTGGCGCGGCGGCGTTTCTTCGGCAAATCGGTCGTCGGCGGCCTGCTCGTCCTGCCGCTGGTGCTCCCCCCCACGGTGCTGGGCTATCTGATTCTCAGGGTGCTCGGCCGGCGCACCGTGATCGGGGCCTGGCTGGAAGCGACGCTCGGCCTGACCCTGGTCTTCCATCCGGCCGGCGCAGTCCTGGCCTCGGCCCTGGCGGCCTTCCCGCTCTTCCTGGTCCCGGCCCGAGGCGCGATCGAGGGGGTCGACCCCGCCCTGGAAGACGCCGCCAGGCTGCTGGGACGCGGGGAATGGTCGGTCTTCTGGTCGATCACGGCCCCACTCGCCTGGCGCGGGATGCTTGCCGGCGCGGTGCTCGCCTTCGCTCGCGCCCTGGGCGACTTCGGCGCCACGCTCATGGTCGCCGGCGACATCCCGGGCCTGACCCGCACCGCGTCGATGGCCATCTATGACGCGGTGCAGACCGGCGACCACGCCGAGGCGTTGGGCCTGACCATGGGCATCAGCCTGATCTCGATCGCCGCCCTGACCCTGGCGCAGAAGGTCTCCCCGGCGCGGAGCTTCGGCCGTTGA
- a CDS encoding 2Fe-2S iron-sulfur cluster-binding protein yields the protein MPTVTVDGEKSFEVPDGKKLVLAIEDAGIDILHRCGGVAKCTTCKVQVLEGEPGPMTPFEVARLARDATLGPDIRLSCQVRVHGDLKVNVFGRASAAGVNPGNRPSD from the coding sequence ATGCCGACCGTAACCGTCGACGGTGAGAAGTCTTTCGAGGTGCCCGACGGCAAGAAGCTGGTCCTTGCCATCGAGGACGCCGGCATCGACATCTTGCACCGCTGCGGCGGCGTGGCCAAGTGCACCACCTGCAAGGTGCAGGTCCTGGAAGGTGAACCCGGGCCGATGACCCCGTTCGAGGTCGCCCGACTGGCCCGCGACGCTACCCTGGGGCCCGACATCCGCCTTTCCTGCCAGGTCCGCGTGCACGGAGACCTGAAGGTGAACGTCTTCGGCCGAGCCAGCGCCGCCGGCGTGAACCCCGGCAACCGCCCGTCCGACTGA
- a CDS encoding amino acid permease: MPNHQADDPAMPAGFGLATATFVVVASMVGVGILTTSGYTVAATGSNALMLGLWAVGGVVALCGALTIAELAAALPKTGGDYVFLREAFGAPVAFLSGWVSFFIGFAGPIAASASASASYLTAPFGLTEPTGWWVRHALATASILAFTLIHVGGRRGTARVQVAITLIKVGGLTLLAIAGIFAGRGNLANLNDLPTIRPSTVQSMLFSLVYIAYGYTGWNAAGYLAGEIGDPKRRLPLSILIGTVGVTALYMALNLFYALALPASEIRRVVDSQGFGAVAPIAELAATRLFDPRVAGPLSVAVGLMLWSTLSAYVLTGPRVLHAMAVDGLFPSFAARLTRGSRTPALATFLQSGWALLLLWSAPFDEILIYASVGLSLFSMLTVGSVYALRIRRPDLERPFRVPGYPLTPAIFLLVTGALIVAAFNDPNGKGLHSAWFAIGSVAAGLPAYYGWKAWSGPQTSPPS; the protein is encoded by the coding sequence ATGCCGAATCATCAGGCCGACGACCCCGCGATGCCCGCCGGATTCGGGCTGGCGACCGCCACGTTCGTCGTGGTGGCCAGCATGGTCGGCGTCGGAATCCTGACCACCTCGGGCTATACCGTCGCGGCCACCGGCAGCAACGCCTTGATGCTCGGACTCTGGGCCGTCGGCGGAGTCGTGGCGCTCTGCGGTGCTTTGACGATCGCCGAGCTGGCCGCCGCGTTGCCGAAGACCGGTGGCGATTACGTGTTCCTACGCGAGGCTTTCGGCGCCCCTGTTGCGTTTCTCTCGGGCTGGGTCTCCTTCTTCATCGGCTTCGCCGGCCCGATCGCCGCGTCGGCGTCGGCGTCGGCATCGTACCTGACGGCCCCGTTCGGGCTGACAGAGCCGACCGGCTGGTGGGTCCGGCATGCCCTGGCCACGGCCTCGATCCTCGCATTCACCTTGATTCATGTCGGCGGGCGCCGCGGCACCGCACGCGTCCAGGTGGCGATCACGCTGATCAAGGTGGGCGGCCTGACGCTGCTGGCCATCGCCGGCATTTTCGCCGGACGTGGGAACCTCGCGAATCTCAACGACCTGCCGACAATCCGGCCATCGACCGTGCAATCGATGCTCTTCTCCCTGGTCTACATCGCCTACGGCTACACGGGTTGGAACGCGGCTGGCTACCTCGCCGGAGAGATCGGCGACCCCAAGCGACGGCTCCCGTTGTCGATCCTGATCGGCACCGTTGGGGTGACGGCGCTCTACATGGCCCTGAACCTGTTCTACGCCCTGGCGCTGCCGGCCTCAGAAATCCGGCGGGTTGTCGACTCCCAGGGATTCGGCGCCGTGGCCCCGATCGCCGAGTTGGCCGCGACCAGGCTGTTCGACCCCAGGGTTGCCGGTCCTCTGTCGGTTGCAGTGGGCCTGATGCTCTGGTCGACCCTGAGCGCTTATGTGCTGACCGGCCCGAGGGTGCTGCACGCGATGGCTGTCGACGGCCTCTTCCCCTCGTTCGCTGCCCGCCTGACCCGCGGGAGCCGGACGCCCGCCCTGGCCACGTTCTTGCAGTCGGGCTGGGCCCTTCTCCTGCTTTGGTCGGCCCCGTTCGACGAGATCCTGATCTACGCGAGCGTGGGCCTCTCCCTTTTCTCGATGCTGACGGTCGGCTCGGTCTATGCCCTGAGGATTCGCCGGCCCGACCTGGAACGGCCATTCCGGGTCCCCGGCTATCCGCTGACTCCGGCCATCTTCCTGCTGGTGACCGGGGCCCTGATCGTCGCGGCCTTTAATGACCCCAACGGCAAGGGGTTGCACAGCGCCTGGTTCGCGATCGGCAGCGTGGCGGCCGGCCTGCCTGCCTATTACGGCTGGAAGGCCTGGTCGGGGCCGCAGACCAGCCCGCCGTCCTGA
- a CDS encoding HEAT repeat domain-containing protein — translation MDRKRRLRIGLALAALGLPSPAVAQVIDRETSVTGPRGRTIERHVRSERQGGVVQREVDIKRPAGTYRSQATIARGQRPGPPPPPQWGYPGGHGRFRPGPPPPIFVERPRPSGYFGIGMGAPLFNLVVGSPAPPPPIFVYPEPVVVAPPPPVVVYNPPIRYAAPQPETIVIDPVEEQIQRLSSNHDNSREDACNVLGRLGDPRALPPLVDRLKDDEDRDVRIAAAWALANIGDPGGLIVLERASAYDKNSQVRGEAVGAYRRLEASVAASSAVASEARSEGNQGRPVSQSQPASNRPAAQPYDNGPPPPPDPEPYLTQPRR, via the coding sequence ATGGATCGCAAGCGGCGTCTGAGGATCGGGCTGGCCCTGGCGGCTCTGGGGCTGCCCTCGCCGGCCGTCGCCCAGGTCATCGACCGCGAGACGAGCGTGACGGGGCCACGCGGCCGGACCATCGAGCGGCACGTCCGCTCCGAACGCCAGGGCGGGGTGGTCCAGCGCGAGGTCGACATCAAGCGCCCCGCGGGCACGTACCGCAGCCAGGCGACCATCGCCCGCGGCCAGCGCCCCGGGCCGCCGCCCCCACCCCAATGGGGCTATCCGGGTGGCCATGGCAGGTTCCGACCGGGCCCGCCTCCGCCGATCTTCGTCGAGCGGCCTCGTCCGTCGGGCTACTTCGGCATCGGCATGGGTGCCCCTCTGTTCAACCTGGTCGTCGGATCGCCCGCGCCGCCTCCGCCGATTTTCGTCTATCCCGAGCCCGTGGTCGTGGCCCCTCCCCCACCCGTCGTGGTGTACAACCCACCGATACGTTACGCCGCCCCGCAGCCGGAGACGATCGTCATCGACCCCGTCGAGGAACAGATCCAGCGGCTGTCCAGCAATCACGACAATAGCCGTGAAGATGCCTGTAACGTCCTGGGACGGCTGGGCGACCCCCGGGCCTTGCCCCCCCTGGTTGACCGTCTGAAGGACGACGAAGACCGCGACGTGCGCATCGCAGCGGCCTGGGCCCTGGCCAATATTGGCGATCCCGGCGGCCTGATCGTCCTGGAGCGGGCCTCGGCCTACGACAAAAATTCGCAGGTCAGGGGCGAAGCCGTGGGTGCCTATCGCCGGCTCGAGGCCAGCGTTGCCGCATCGTCCGCCGTTGCCTCCGAGGCTCGGTCCGAGGGCAATCAGGGACGGCCCGTCTCCCAGAGCCAGCCCGCCTCAAACCGGCCGGCTGCCCAGCCATACGACAATGGACCGCCGCCGCCTCCCGATCCCGAACCTTATCTGACGCAGCCGCGCCGCTAA
- a CDS encoding zinc ribbon domain-containing protein — MGRRLGSAAVGRKKLQEPPAVHCRDCGGPLEIHQPSVDHPERLLGTCADCGDWYQAVPTAVGFSLTLIPVPEFNPSSYAAEPKRRLPLDERA, encoded by the coding sequence ATGGGACGACGACTTGGCTCGGCGGCTGTCGGACGCAAGAAGCTCCAGGAACCACCCGCAGTGCATTGTCGCGACTGCGGCGGGCCGCTCGAGATTCATCAGCCGTCGGTCGACCACCCCGAGCGGTTACTCGGGACTTGCGCCGATTGCGGAGATTGGTATCAGGCCGTCCCCACGGCGGTTGGCTTCAGCCTGACGCTGATCCCCGTCCCCGAGTTCAATCCGTCGTCGTACGCGGCCGAGCCCAAGCGGCGGCTTCCCTTGGATGAACGGGCCTAA
- a CDS encoding RNB domain-containing ribonuclease, with translation MDDLSARLMAAVVKAGNRPSTIKALAKQFEISEADYAEFRKAVRDLVKSGKLDMAKDKTIRVPDTKGLIVGTFRRSSRGFGFVRPQGSAPGQKADQIYIAPDHSRDASTGDQVAVRLTKRPKGPGYNSEGRVVQVLSRASGLFVGTYFERAGLGFVKIDGTTFSAPLLVGDPGAKGAKPGDKVALEMVRYPTPVKEGEGVITEVLGPRGQPGVDTLSVIRALGIPDTFDDDALMEARERAKEFDDQVVEDRTDLREILTVTIDPATARDFDDAITLSKDEKGFWSLGVHIADVSHFVRPNSELDRTARTRGTSVYLPDRVIPMLPEIISNSLASLQADHTRYTLSAFMEFDAEGRRTDKQFARTAIRVDRRFSYEEAFAIMKGEVPTKVDALAHAFDGIGDDVDDVEIDFVAESGEETEAPYVSPEVTAMLGQMLELAMILRRRRFQRGALELHMPEVEIDLGDAGQVTGAHLKGTDASHQVIEEFMLAANEAVAEHLTAAKVGFLRRGHPDPEPKKLDDFAEFVRGLGFSIDQPQSRFELQNVLAEASKRPEADAVHYAMLRSLKQANYTPEREGHYALASMDYCHFTSPIRRYPDLQVHRQLVSLLAGQKPKSDADELAALAEHCTRTERRAEAAEREIIKIKLLTHLATRIGETFEAVIIAVEDFGFFARLVELPAEGLVHITGLGEDYFYLESGTHSLVGRRSGTRYRLGDRLKVRVARVDIDRRELDLALALEGEGEETPELPPSTTARPDRPRVPKLPTSAPARGGRKPPKASTKKAKGGDKGKSKRKGRRS, from the coding sequence ATGGATGACCTCTCCGCTCGGTTGATGGCCGCGGTCGTGAAGGCGGGAAACAGGCCCTCGACCATCAAGGCGCTGGCCAAGCAGTTCGAGATCTCCGAGGCCGATTACGCCGAGTTCCGCAAGGCGGTCCGCGACCTGGTCAAGTCGGGCAAGCTCGACATGGCCAAGGACAAGACCATACGCGTGCCCGACACCAAGGGCCTGATCGTCGGCACCTTCCGCCGCTCCAGCCGCGGTTTCGGATTCGTCCGGCCGCAGGGATCGGCGCCCGGGCAGAAGGCCGATCAGATCTACATCGCGCCGGACCACTCGCGCGACGCGTCGACCGGCGACCAGGTGGCGGTCCGCCTGACCAAGCGTCCGAAGGGCCCCGGGTACAACTCCGAGGGGCGAGTCGTCCAGGTCCTCAGCCGCGCCTCGGGCCTGTTCGTCGGCACCTACTTCGAGCGGGCCGGCCTGGGGTTCGTCAAGATCGACGGCACCACGTTCTCCGCCCCGCTGCTCGTCGGCGACCCGGGCGCCAAGGGTGCAAAGCCCGGCGACAAGGTCGCCCTGGAGATGGTCCGCTATCCCACCCCGGTGAAGGAGGGCGAAGGGGTCATCACCGAGGTCCTCGGCCCGCGCGGACAGCCCGGCGTCGACACCCTCTCGGTGATCCGAGCCCTGGGGATCCCCGATACTTTCGATGACGACGCCCTCATGGAAGCTCGCGAGCGGGCCAAGGAATTCGACGACCAGGTCGTCGAAGACCGGACCGACTTGCGCGAGATCCTGACCGTCACAATCGACCCGGCGACCGCCCGCGACTTCGACGACGCGATCACCCTCTCGAAGGACGAAAAAGGATTCTGGTCGCTGGGCGTCCACATCGCCGACGTGAGCCACTTCGTCCGGCCCAACTCGGAGCTTGACCGGACCGCGCGCACACGGGGCACGAGCGTCTACCTGCCCGACCGCGTGATCCCGATGCTCCCGGAGATCATCTCCAACAGCCTGGCCAGCCTCCAGGCCGACCACACGCGTTACACGCTAAGCGCCTTCATGGAGTTCGACGCCGAAGGGCGCAGGACCGACAAGCAATTCGCCCGCACGGCCATCCGCGTCGACCGCCGGTTCAGCTACGAGGAAGCCTTCGCGATCATGAAGGGGGAGGTCCCCACGAAGGTCGACGCCCTGGCCCATGCGTTCGACGGGATCGGCGACGACGTGGACGACGTCGAGATCGATTTCGTCGCCGAGAGCGGCGAGGAGACCGAAGCTCCGTACGTCTCCCCCGAGGTCACCGCGATGCTCGGGCAGATGCTCGAGCTGGCGATGATCCTCAGGCGAAGGCGATTCCAGCGAGGGGCCCTGGAGCTGCACATGCCCGAGGTCGAGATCGACCTGGGCGACGCCGGCCAGGTCACCGGCGCCCACTTGAAGGGGACCGACGCCAGTCACCAGGTGATCGAGGAGTTCATGCTGGCTGCGAATGAGGCGGTCGCCGAGCACCTGACCGCGGCCAAGGTCGGCTTCCTCAGGCGCGGTCACCCCGACCCCGAGCCGAAGAAGCTCGACGACTTCGCCGAGTTCGTCCGCGGGCTCGGCTTCTCAATCGACCAGCCGCAGAGCCGGTTCGAGCTCCAGAACGTGCTGGCAGAGGCCTCGAAGCGGCCCGAGGCTGACGCCGTCCACTACGCCATGCTCCGCAGCCTGAAGCAGGCGAATTACACGCCCGAACGCGAGGGACACTACGCCCTCGCCAGCATGGACTACTGCCACTTCACCTCGCCCATCCGCCGCTACCCCGACCTTCAGGTCCACCGCCAGCTCGTCAGCCTGCTGGCCGGCCAGAAGCCCAAGAGCGACGCCGATGAGCTGGCCGCCTTGGCCGAGCACTGCACCCGGACCGAGCGCCGTGCCGAGGCCGCCGAGCGCGAGATCATCAAGATCAAGCTACTGACCCACCTGGCCACGCGCATTGGCGAGACGTTCGAGGCGGTCATCATCGCGGTGGAAGACTTCGGCTTCTTCGCCCGCCTGGTCGAGCTGCCCGCCGAAGGGCTGGTCCACATCACCGGACTCGGCGAAGACTACTTCTACCTCGAATCGGGCACCCACTCCCTGGTCGGTCGCCGCTCAGGCACGAGATACCGGTTGGGAGACCGCCTGAAGGTTCGAGTCGCGCGGGTCGACATCGACCGCCGCGAGCTGGACCTCGCCCTGGCCCTCGAAGGTGAAGGCGAGGAGACGCCCGAGCTGCCGCCGTCGACGACCGCGCGCCCCGATCGCCCGCGCGTGCCGAAGCTGCCGACCTCCGCGCCGGCGCGTGGCGGCAGGAAGCCGCCGAAGGCCTCGACAAAGAAGGCGAAAGGCGGAGACAAAGGGAAAAGCAAGCGGAAGGGGCGCCGGAGCTGA